A window of Hemibagrus wyckioides isolate EC202008001 linkage group LG03, SWU_Hwy_1.0, whole genome shotgun sequence contains these coding sequences:
- the socs5b gene encoding suppressor of cytokine signaling 5b yields the protein MIHGPCLQSMEKVGRMWSNLRSRCQTLFNSSGSEASVWNVDMDHVHCVVDIGAPSHGAHTGESQDDRGSAPSQVTLGGGGHRGHNCVADSPQFVEITVDKESDDTRRVPLVRRDSYSRHAPWGGKKKHSCSTKTQSSLEADRRTGRSRGSTGRRERCYGSSSVQEVCDNGGGVSSRSLSVRSVRQRLKDTVGLCLPLPSPRRPRSAKSQVSSKRKIHITELMLETCPFPPGSDLANKWHLIKQHTAPVSPHSSTAMLDAFDSTHPSPEDEEERLRERRRLSIEEGVDPPPNARIHTLEATSQRATLYKLGPKMAPCSGEGHGEVKGLGAGTAGLSGIMAQVGASMAMPSQPVDCDSEEDSTTLCLQARRPKQRHASGDGHSSRQPGPWKVHTQIDFIHCLVPDLLAITALPCYWGVMDRYQAEALLDGRPEGTFLLRDSAQEDYLFSVSFRRYNRSLHARIEQWNHNFSFDAHDPCVFHSSTVTGLLEHYKDPSACMFFEPLLTVPLHRTFPFSLQHLARAAICSHTTYDGIGALPLPPAMQDFLKEYHYKQKVRVRWLEREPPFKVK from the exons ATGATTCATG GTCCTTGTCTCCAATCTATGGAGAAAGTGGGAAGGATGTGGAGCAACCTCAGAAGCAGATGTCAAACCCTCTTTAACTCCAGTGGCTCAGAAGCAAGTGTATGGAATGTAGACATGGATCACGTCCACTGTGTAGTGGACATAGGTGCACCTTCTCATGGAGCACACACAGGTGAGTCCCAGGACGATCGGGGCTCTGCTCCTTCACAGGTTACCTTAGGAGGCGGGGGACATAGAGGTCACAACTGTGTGGCAGATAGTCCCCAATTTGTTGAGATCACAGTTGACAAAGAAAGCGACGATACACGAAGGGTCCCACTTGTGCGCAGAGATTCTTATTCCCGACATGCTCCTTGGGGAGGTAAGAAGAAACACTCTTGCTCCACTAAGACACAGAGCTCCCTGGAGGCAGACAGGCGGACAGGACGTTCGAGAGGCAGCACGGGCAGACGGGAACGTTGCTATGGGTCCAGCTCCGTCCAGGAAGTGTGTGATAATGGAGGAGGGGTCAGTTCTCGGAGTTTAAGTGTTCGCTCTGTACGGCAACGGTTGAAGGATACTGTAGGCTTATGCTTGCCCCTGCCATCACCCCGCCGCCCTCGTTCGGCCAAGAGCCAGGTTTCCTCTAAGCGCAAGATCCACATAACAGAGCTTATGCTGGAAACTTGCCCGTTCCCACCGGGCTCGGATCTGGCCAACAAGTGGCATCTCATCAAGCAGCACACAGCACCAGTCAGCCCGCATTCCTCCACCGCAATGCTGGACGCTTTTGACTCAACACATCCCTCCccagaggatgaggaagagaggCTTCGTGAACGTCGTAGATTAAGTATAGAGGAAGGTGTTGACCCTCCTCCAAATGCACGGATTCACACATTGGAGGCCACATCACAGAGAGCTACACTTTACAAACTGGGACCAAAGATGGCCCCCTGTTCTGGAGAAGGACATGGGGAGGTCAAGGGTTTGGGGGCTGGAACAGCGGGGTTGTCCGGCATAATGGCCCAAGTTGGGGCGAGCATGGCAATGCCATCCCAGCCTGTTGACTGTGACTCTGAGGAGGACTCAACCACTCTGTGTTTGCAGGCACGGAGGCCCAAGCAGAGACATGCTTCTGGAGATGGCCATTCCTCCAGGCAGCCAGGACCCTGGAAGGTTCACACACAGATTGACTTTATTCATTGTTTGGTGCCTGATCTACTGGCCATCACAGCACTTCCCTGCTATTGGGGAGTGATGGATCGCTACCAGGCAGAGGCACTGTTGGACGGCCGACCAGAGGGCACCTTTCTACTACGTGACTCGGCCCAGGAGGACTATTTATTTTCTGTCAGTTTCCGCAGATACAACCGTTCTTTGCATGCACGCATTGAACAGTGGAACCACAATTTTAGTTTCGATGCGCACGACCCCTGTGTCTTCCACTCTTCAACAGTCACAGGTTTGTTGGAGCACTACAAAGACCCAAGCGCCTGTATGTTTTTTGAGCCTTTGCTCACCGTCCCCTTACACAGGACCTTTCCTTTCAGCCTGCAGCATCTGGCACGTGCTGCTATCTGCAGTCATACCACCTATGATGGCATTGGTGCCCTGCCACTGCCACCAGCTATGCAGGATTTCCTCAAGGAGTATCACTATAAGCAGAAAGTACGTGTTCGCTGGCTAGAAAGAGAACCACCTTTCAAGGTCAAATAA